One window of Sesamum indicum cultivar Zhongzhi No. 13 unplaced genomic scaffold, S_indicum_v1.0 scaffold00430, whole genome shotgun sequence genomic DNA carries:
- the LOC110011469 gene encoding uncharacterized protein LOC110011469 has product MGVYWASAFILPKGVIKDIEKRLRAFLWRGTENSGYPKVAWKEICKPKEEGGLGLKDMGTLNRALMCKKLCEVIRCDRTSIWVEWLRHGRLRDDSIWSIPENRGPWGWRKMLRLRGWLRSVVEYRIGDGSDFFLWKDPWHHLGPLLDRFLRGPNSLGLHESTMLSSVICEGHWHWPLITDMECVEITHVLPRIHGGTDRIIWKGSSGKPTT; this is encoded by the coding sequence ATGGGTGTTTATTGGGCTTCggcatttattttgccaaaagggGTCATTAAAGATATTGAGAAGCGATTGCGAGCTTTCTTATGGAGAGGTACCGAAAATAGTGGATACCCTAAAGTTGCATGGAAAGAGATTTGCAAAccgaaggaggagggaggacttggCCTTAAGGATATGGGAACTCTTAATCGAGCATTGATGTGCAAAAAGCTATGTGAAGTCATCCGATGTGATAGGACTTCTATCTGGGTCGAGTGGCTGCGGCATGGCAGACTTCGAGATGATTCGATATGGTCTATCCCGGAGAATCGTGGAccatggggatggagaaaaatgTTGAGGTTGAGAGGCTGGTTACGCTCAGTGGTGGAATATCGTATTGGTGATGgaagtgattttttcttatggaAGGATCCCTGGCATCACCTTGGACCCCTCCTTGACAGATTTCTACGGGGACCAAACAGTCTGGGATTGCATGAGTCTACCATGTTAAGCTCAGTTATCTGTGAGGGCCATTGGCACTGGCCATTGATCACAGACATGGAATGTGTGGAGATTACACACGTGCTGCCTCGGATCCATGGGGGTA